In Cystobacter fuscus DSM 2262, one DNA window encodes the following:
- a CDS encoding BamA/TamA family outer membrane protein — translation MDAASFSLRPVFAILSLLTLSAGCAHTQGASHEGQPKVVALDIKGTDQVKASDIKEKIVTTKTPWWQRLNPFGKPSYFDPNTWQADLKRIVRFYQAQGFYEARVDDAKQEPRGEDAVALEVTVHEGSPTLVTSLNVTGLEELSEEHRARALEDLPIAQGAVFREEQWAVTKETVAQRLHELGYAEAEVGGEVRVDLATRGATVDLRVQPGPRYRFGNIFVATDADPQVNPRRIIEQAQGSVKKGEWFSESALADAQARVFRMGVFGAVKVNRGAPDREARTVPVVVDVREAPFRSVRAGGGIGLDAARQEIRVLGEWTDRNFFGGLRKLTLTGRVGYAFIPNITAAFDRGEDGAPNISTPHGPIFQFSAQFEQPRFLARDLRLQTSLTAERGLEQAYNYIGGRLRGGVVWQPRPDFSISPTYNLELYNLNGQRGSVDQATAPALVLGCPADSDRAECNISVSYLEQFIELNRRDDPLAPRHGFYASLSLQEGGGPLLGQYTFVRVLPDLRGYYTFGPKDRFTLAARLRMGTLLTPAGQDSAIVNRFFLGGGASMRGFNTRRLSPMSEVSSTSDQPADRLVPIGGNSLLETSVELRVKLFSELTLALFHDSGLAGIGPLNFGPHKDDIRLESGRVFGDHHYHAVGLGLRYATIVGPIRVDIARRLNIGQPLPILRSTADAPTALGGLGDCFGLFGLKDGATENYAGSPEGLCTFFLSIGEAF, via the coding sequence GTGGACGCCGCCTCCTTTTCACTCCGCCCGGTCTTCGCGATCCTCTCCCTGCTCACCCTCTCCGCCGGGTGCGCCCACACCCAGGGCGCCTCACACGAGGGCCAGCCCAAGGTGGTCGCCCTGGACATCAAGGGCACCGACCAGGTCAAGGCCTCCGACATCAAGGAGAAGATCGTCACCACCAAGACACCCTGGTGGCAGCGGCTCAACCCGTTCGGCAAGCCGAGCTACTTCGACCCCAACACCTGGCAGGCGGACCTCAAGCGCATCGTCCGCTTCTACCAGGCCCAGGGCTTCTACGAGGCCCGGGTGGACGACGCGAAGCAGGAGCCCCGGGGCGAGGACGCCGTCGCGCTGGAGGTGACGGTGCACGAGGGCTCGCCCACGCTCGTCACGAGTCTGAACGTGACGGGCCTGGAGGAGCTGAGCGAGGAGCACCGCGCACGCGCCCTGGAGGACCTGCCAATCGCCCAGGGCGCCGTCTTCCGCGAGGAGCAGTGGGCGGTGACGAAGGAGACGGTGGCGCAGCGCCTGCACGAGCTGGGCTACGCCGAGGCGGAGGTGGGCGGCGAGGTGCGGGTGGACCTGGCGACGCGGGGCGCGACGGTGGACCTGCGGGTGCAACCCGGGCCGCGCTACCGCTTCGGCAACATCTTCGTCGCCACGGACGCCGACCCCCAGGTGAACCCGCGGCGCATCATCGAGCAGGCCCAGGGCTCGGTGAAGAAGGGCGAGTGGTTCAGTGAGTCGGCGCTGGCGGATGCCCAGGCGCGCGTCTTCCGCATGGGCGTGTTCGGCGCGGTGAAGGTCAACCGCGGCGCGCCGGACCGCGAGGCGCGCACGGTGCCCGTGGTGGTGGACGTGCGCGAGGCCCCCTTCCGCTCGGTGCGCGCCGGTGGCGGTATCGGCCTGGACGCGGCCCGCCAGGAAATCCGCGTGCTCGGCGAGTGGACGGACCGCAACTTCTTCGGCGGCCTGCGCAAGCTCACCCTCACCGGCCGCGTGGGCTACGCCTTCATCCCCAACATCACCGCCGCGTTCGATCGAGGCGAGGACGGCGCGCCCAACATCAGTACCCCCCACGGGCCCATCTTCCAGTTCTCCGCCCAGTTCGAGCAGCCCCGCTTCCTCGCCCGGGACCTGCGCCTGCAGACGTCCCTCACCGCCGAGCGCGGCCTGGAACAGGCCTACAACTACATCGGCGGACGGCTGCGCGGCGGCGTCGTCTGGCAGCCCCGGCCCGACTTCTCCATCTCCCCCACCTACAACCTGGAGCTCTACAACCTCAACGGGCAGCGCGGCAGCGTGGACCAGGCGACCGCCCCGGCGCTCGTGCTGGGCTGCCCGGCCGATAGCGACCGCGCCGAGTGCAACATCTCCGTGAGCTACCTGGAGCAGTTCATCGAGCTCAACCGCCGGGATGATCCGCTCGCGCCGCGCCACGGCTTCTACGCCTCGCTGTCCCTGCAGGAGGGCGGTGGCCCCCTGCTCGGCCAGTACACCTTCGTGCGCGTGCTGCCGGACCTGCGCGGCTACTACACCTTCGGGCCCAAGGATCGCTTCACGCTCGCGGCCCGGCTGCGCATGGGCACCCTGCTCACGCCCGCCGGCCAGGACAGCGCCATCGTCAACCGCTTCTTCCTGGGCGGCGGCGCCTCCATGCGGGGCTTCAATACCCGCCGGCTCTCGCCCATGAGTGAAGTCAGCTCCACCTCCGACCAACCCGCGGACCGCCTCGTCCCCATCGGCGGCAACAGCCTCCTGGAGACGAGCGTGGAACTGCGCGTGAAACTGTTCTCGGAGCTCACGCTCGCCCTCTTCCACGATTCGGGGCTCGCGGGCATCGGGCCGCTCAACTTCGGGCCCCACAAGGACGACATCCGCCTGGAGAGTGGCCGCGTCTTCGGCGACCATCACTATCACGCCGTGGGCCTGGGCCTGCGCTACGCCACCATCGTCGGCCCCATCCGGGTGGATATCGCCCGGAGGTTGAATATCGGCCAGCCGCTGCCCATCTTGCGCTCCACGGCTGATGCACCCACCGCCCTGGGTGGCCTGGGCGACTGTTTTGGACTGTTTGGACTGAAGGATGGGGCGACGGAGAACTACGCGGGCTCTCCCGAGGGCCTCTGCACGTTCTTCCTGTCGATTGGAGAGGCGTTTTGA